The sequence below is a genomic window from Triticum aestivum cultivar Chinese Spring unplaced genomic scaffold, IWGSC CS RefSeq v2.1 scaffold34471, whole genome shotgun sequence.
TAATGTACGTGCGCAGATACAATATACAACAACCCATATACAGACCATGAATGGAAATAGAGAGATAAACATATGACGTTACAATAAACAGATACATGCAAGATCAAACAACAACTGCAAAGCACATGGATACTTGCGCCCATCTGGACTTCGAGATCAGAACTTGATGATGAAGTCGTAGATATGGTCGCTGACCTCCTGGGCCCTCTCCTGCTGGATAAAGTGGCCAGAGCCGGGGATGACGACCACCTCATCTAGGAGCGGAACATCCTCCTTAAACCCACCACCATGGATGTAATCCTGGATCCCCTCAAAGTTGTACGTGATGTCACCGTCTCCCACAATGTACTTGGTCGGCACCTGCACTTTGGCATCTGCCCATGGTGCCGCCAGCTCGCAGTTCTTGTCAAAGTTGCGGTAGTAGTTGATGGCACCAGTGAAGCCAGTCTTTTCGAAGGAGGTGACAAAGTAGTCAATGTCATCCTCAGTGAGCCAAGGCGGAAGCGGTGATGTCGGGTACTTGTTGTCGTCCATCTCCTCATCACAGAACACGCCGTGGCTAAAGCAGTGGCACAACATTTGCCTCATCAGGCGCTTGGCGTGCGCCGGCGCGAACTGCTTCTCCGCGACACCTGGCTCCTGTATGTGGACCATACGCATATATACATTTTTTAATGATTTTGTAGCAATAGTTATTCGTGTGCATCTGATAATACAGAGACCAGCTGAAAGTTCCGGACAAATGTGTGCTGGTGGCTTGCCTGGAAGCGGCACTTGTAGTAGTTGGGGCCGTATGCACGGTTGAAGTACTCTATGGGATTCACGAAGTCGGGCCCGTTGCGGATCATGATATGGCGCATGAAGGCGACGCTGGTGTTGACGAGTGCTTTCACACGCTCCAGACGGAAGAGGCACAGGTACCACGCGATGAGCGCGCCCCAGTCGTGCCCCACCACAAACACCTTCATTTCAACCATGGTGCGTACAGTATGAGGTCAAAATCACATCGGTCAGAACATTCATGTATGCAGGAGATGGCTTATGAATTATATTGCACAACAAATCTCCACCGCTATtaacaaaaaaacaagaaaaaaaattggtttttgcCCAACGAGAAAACAGAAGGCTTATGAATTTTCTCCGAAAAGCGAGAAGAGTAGTACAGTTACTAAAACACTGCATAATATATTACACATAGACAGAATATCACCTTCCATGTGTGCGCGCATAAAAAACATATCTGTTTCCTTCACGTGTCCCCATTCAGGCATTTGCATTATTAC
It includes:
- the LOC123172405 gene encoding epoxide hydrolase A-like, whose amino-acid sequence is MEGVVIRHRTVEANGISMHVAEAGPEVDAKGAVLFLHGFPELWYSWRHQMDHLGARGYRCIAPDLRGYGGTTAPPDVASYTAFHIVGDLVALLDTLGLAKVFVVGHDWGALIAWYLCLFRLERVKALVNTSVAFMRHIMIRNGPDFVNPIEYFNRAYGPNYYKCRFQEPGVAEKQFAPAHAKRLMRQMLCHCFSHGVFCDEEMDDNKYPTSPLPPWLTEDDIDYFVTSFEKTGFTGAINYYRNFDKNCELAAPWADAKVQVPTKYIVGDGDITYNFEGIQDYIHGGGFKEDVPLLDEVVVIPGSGHFIQQERAQEVSDHIYDFIIKF